In one ANME-2 cluster archaeon genomic region, the following are encoded:
- a CDS encoding inositol phosphorylceramide synthase, producing the protein MTIIMLPLLALMTVVGIYTLIPGEVKEQTYNISRRRFLMGFWPFFVSASLVYMLVQSQSSIVNMLGISVNADYTGYLLMIEGDLVSNFQGFATPMLTYLNGFIYLMIFSFLMIFTFVILIYTHNLKALEEFTIAFIIIYLAAFPFYIFVPVTVTGYALPNVLPLLYELSPIIDQGVRVVDPFLDNDFPSLHAALSVLALMVVVYRTNLYRYKVFAALSTAAILFSTVYLGIHWITDLVAGAVLALVSYYFAIKYREVIFRKVHRILVVLEVRLGIRDLIYCAGCSKEISVIPHIGSVECPSCGEKMDYHPLTFVLNEGV; encoded by the coding sequence ATGACAATAATTATGCTGCCCCTTCTTGCATTGATGACAGTGGTCGGTATTTATACCCTTATACCGGGAGAAGTTAAAGAACAGACGTATAATATATCCAGGCGCAGGTTCTTGATGGGGTTCTGGCCGTTTTTTGTATCTGCTTCTCTTGTTTATATGCTTGTACAGTCCCAGTCGTCCATTGTCAATATGCTGGGTATCAGTGTGAATGCTGATTATACCGGATATCTATTAATGATAGAAGGCGACCTTGTAAGTAATTTCCAGGGTTTTGCTACGCCCATGCTAACATACCTCAACGGATTCATCTACCTGATGATTTTCTCATTTTTGATGATATTCACATTCGTGATATTGATATACACCCACAACCTCAAAGCACTTGAAGAGTTCACCATAGCTTTTATCATCATCTACCTGGCGGCATTCCCGTTCTATATCTTCGTACCAGTTACGGTTACAGGATACGCCCTGCCCAATGTTTTACCTCTGCTGTATGAATTAAGTCCGATCATCGACCAGGGTGTGAGAGTGGTGGACCCGTTCCTGGATAATGATTTTCCCAGCCTGCATGCAGCACTGTCAGTATTGGCTTTAATGGTAGTGGTGTACAGGACAAATCTTTATCGATACAAAGTGTTTGCTGCGTTGTCCACTGCTGCGATCCTGTTTTCTACGGTGTACCTGGGCATACACTGGATCACTGACCTGGTTGCCGGGGCGGTACTGGCACTGGTTAGTTATTATTTTGCTATTAAGTACAGGGAAGTTATTTTCAGGAAAGTGCACAGGATATTGGTAGTGCTGGAGGTGCGGTTGGGGATAAGGGATCTGATCTATTGCGCAGGTTGTTCAAAAGAGATATCTGTAATTCCCCACATAGGTAGTGTGGAGTGCCCCTCTTGTGGGGAGAAAATGGATTATCATCCGTTGACATTTGTATTAAATGAAGGGGTTTGA
- a CDS encoding adenylosuccinate synthase, translating to MFTIITGTQFGDEGKGKIVDLMAREYDIIVRFQGGDNAGHTVVVDGKKYKLHLTPSGVLFDVRLLIGPGTVMNPQTLARELDTLADDGTVVDEKKLGIDAKTSIIMPYHVELDGLGESARSVKIGTTKRGIGYAYIDKVARDEVQMADLADEQQLRRRLEELTPIKAAQIQSMGGDPSIMEDETWIRTYVELGRRFAPFIADVSHEINTALDQGKKVLAEGAQGAHLDVIHGTQKFVTSSSCIAGSACANLGVGPTRVDEVLGILKAYITRVGEGPLPTELKDSTGDHIREAGGEFGTTTGRPRRCGWFDLPLVKKSVALNGYTHIALTKLDVLSDMHPLKVCVAYELDGVRLDYPPESTADLARCVPVLEDLPGWDGDLTGIRSMDALPDGAIEYLSRLESLVGVPFKYISVGPGREQTFIK from the coding sequence ATGTTTACGATTATTACAGGCACTCAGTTCGGTGATGAAGGAAAGGGAAAGATTGTTGATCTGATGGCCAGGGAATATGACATTATCGTCCGTTTCCAGGGTGGCGATAATGCAGGCCATACCGTTGTTGTTGACGGCAAGAAGTATAAACTCCATCTTACTCCTTCCGGTGTGTTGTTCGATGTCAGGCTGCTTATCGGTCCAGGTACTGTGATGAACCCACAGACTCTTGCAAGGGAACTTGACACCCTGGCCGATGACGGTACAGTTGTGGATGAAAAAAAGCTTGGAATAGATGCAAAGACAAGCATTATCATGCCGTACCATGTGGAACTGGACGGATTGGGGGAGTCGGCGCGGAGCGTTAAGATAGGTACAACCAAACGCGGCATCGGCTATGCATATATCGACAAAGTGGCCCGGGACGAAGTACAGATGGCAGACCTGGCAGATGAGCAGCAACTGCGCAGACGGCTTGAAGAGCTTACTCCGATAAAGGCTGCCCAGATACAGAGCATGGGCGGCGACCCATCTATAATGGAAGATGAGACCTGGATCAGGACATATGTTGAACTGGGGCGAAGGTTCGCTCCCTTCATTGCCGATGTTTCTCATGAAATAAACACTGCCCTTGACCAAGGCAAGAAGGTACTGGCAGAAGGTGCACAGGGAGCACACCTTGACGTGATACACGGCACCCAGAAATTCGTGACATCTTCATCATGCATCGCAGGTTCGGCCTGTGCAAACCTGGGAGTGGGACCTACCAGGGTGGACGAGGTGTTGGGAATATTGAAAGCCTATATTACCCGTGTGGGCGAAGGACCGCTGCCTACCGAACTTAAAGACAGTACAGGAGATCATATCAGGGAAGCGGGCGGCGAGTTTGGCACCACTACCGGCAGGCCCAGACGCTGCGGCTGGTTCGACCTGCCCCTTGTAAAGAAATCAGTGGCACTGAACGGTTATACACATATAGCACTGACCAAACTGGACGTACTGTCAGACATGCATCCGTTGAAAGTATGTGTGGCATATGAGCTGGATGGCGTAAGACTGGATTACCCGCCAGAATCCACCGCAGACCTTGCCAGGTGTGTGCCGGTTCTTGAAGACCTGCCAGGGTGGGACGGGGACCTCACAGGTATTCGCAGTATGGATGCCCTGCCGGATGGTGCAATTGAATATTTATCCAGACTTGAGTCGCTTGTAGGTGTTCCTTTCAAATATATCTCAGTCGGACCCGGACGGGAACAAACATTCATAAAATAA
- the amrS gene encoding AmmeMemoRadiSam system radical SAM enzyme, producing MIHEASLFEKLEKRKVKCHLCAHECTIANGKIGICGVRVNRNGTLFTLIYNTVSSEAVDPIEKKPLYHFLPGTLSYSQGTIGCNFRCSHCQNWTISQVKLEQAHIREITPEESVAQALASDCASISWTYNEPTIWHEFTYDSARLAHEAGLKTVYVTNGYITEDALRDISPYLDAFRVDIKAFGDEFYRDTCRAHLQPVLDSSVVARELGMHIEVINLVIPGKNDDPKETRNLIEWVHDNLGSQTPVHFTRFYPMYKMKDVSPTPVATLERAWQMAKDAGMEYPYVGNVAGHKYENTYCPGCGTLLIDRSGFQIAKNVITGDKKCPDCGYGIAVVLD from the coding sequence ATGATCCATGAAGCATCGTTGTTTGAAAAGCTGGAAAAAAGAAAGGTCAAGTGCCATTTGTGTGCCCATGAGTGCACAATAGCAAATGGTAAAATAGGCATTTGCGGTGTACGGGTAAACAGGAACGGCACACTGTTCACTCTTATTTACAATACTGTATCCAGTGAAGCCGTTGACCCTATTGAGAAAAAACCCCTGTACCATTTTCTCCCCGGTACTTTAAGTTATTCCCAGGGCACTATCGGCTGTAATTTCAGGTGCAGTCACTGCCAGAACTGGACCATTTCCCAGGTTAAACTTGAGCAGGCACATATCAGGGAGATTACGCCTGAAGAGTCTGTGGCCCAGGCATTGGCTTCTGATTGTGCCAGCATCTCCTGGACATATAACGAGCCAACTATTTGGCACGAATTCACTTACGACTCTGCCAGGCTGGCCCATGAAGCAGGGCTGAAAACTGTGTATGTGACCAACGGCTATATCACAGAGGATGCACTGCGGGATATTTCCCCGTACCTCGACGCTTTCAGGGTTGATATCAAGGCATTCGGGGATGAGTTCTATAGGGATACGTGCCGGGCACACTTGCAGCCGGTGCTGGATTCAAGTGTGGTGGCAAGGGAACTGGGCATGCATATCGAGGTGATCAATCTGGTCATACCTGGCAAGAACGATGACCCAAAAGAGACGCGGAATCTCATTGAATGGGTGCATGACAACCTTGGATCTCAGACGCCCGTACATTTCACGAGGTTCTATCCCATGTATAAAATGAAGGATGTCAGCCCTACACCTGTGGCTACACTGGAGAGGGCGTGGCAGATGGCAAAGGATGCGGGGATGGAGTATCCGTATGTGGGTAATGTGGCTGGGCATAAGTATGAGAACACGTACTGTCCCGGGTGCGGGACGCTGCTGATAGACAGGAGCGGTTTTCAGATTGCGAAGAATGTTATTACAGGGGATAAGAAGTGTCCCGATTGCGGGTATGGGATTGCCGTGGTATTGGACTGA
- a CDS encoding helix-turn-helix domain-containing protein — MPNAYEWLKRWNKAGYDGLVPNFNGGPKPKLSEEEIEILKNLLKHKDDWKLKEVRKLIKEQFGVEHSEMHAGRIVVKLKQVP, encoded by the coding sequence ATGCCGAATGCTTATGAATGGCTCAAACGGTGGAATAAAGCAGGGTATGACGGACTTGTTCCAAACTTCAACGGAGGTCCAAAACCAAAACTTAGCGAAGAGGAAATTGAGATATTAAAGAACCTACTTAAACACAAAGATGACTGGAAATTAAAAGAAGTTCGCAAGCTAATCAAAGAGCAATTTGGTGTTGAACATTCTGAAATGCACGCCGGGAGGATTGTGGTAAAGCTGAAGCAAGTACCATAA
- a CDS encoding ATP-binding protein gives MEKEKIIEILDEWNFWSKTPDCGILRDGYLQLFENMKATQQVVFITGVRRSGKSTLMKQHIKKMIDKGDDKRNFLHINFEEPKFIDELSVQFLIDAFDAYLEIVQPTSTPDLFLDEIQNVKGWERFVRALHEKRSANIFVSGSSAKLLSKELGTALTGRHIDIHVYPLTFRGFLEFNDLKLETKLDIATNKLKIRQMMRKYLSSGGFPLVVLLDGNNDILRDYFNDIILRDIAERYRVLKVDKLRSLAKYYLTNIGAPSSFRKIANFIGISLDSVERYSYHLSDAYLIFFVKKFSYSLKEQEINPRKVYAIDPGLRNIVSFKFSEDVGKLYENTVFLELYRMGEEVYYYQGRHECDFVVMRGQNITQAFQVCYSLTKQNREREIAGLLEAMDEFELSEGTIITDDVETVEMYGDKSIRFVPLWKWLLG, from the coding sequence ATGGAAAAAGAAAAAATAATCGAAATACTGGACGAATGGAATTTCTGGTCAAAGACTCCGGATTGTGGAATTCTACGGGACGGATATCTCCAGCTATTTGAAAACATGAAAGCAACACAACAGGTCGTATTCATAACCGGAGTCCGGCGCTCTGGAAAATCCACCTTGATGAAACAGCACATCAAGAAAATGATCGATAAAGGCGACGACAAAAGGAATTTCCTTCACATTAATTTTGAAGAACCAAAATTCATTGATGAATTGTCAGTCCAGTTTTTAATTGACGCATTTGATGCATACCTGGAGATAGTACAGCCGACTTCAACCCCTGATCTTTTCCTTGATGAGATCCAGAATGTTAAAGGCTGGGAGCGGTTTGTACGTGCACTACATGAAAAGAGGAGTGCAAATATCTTTGTTTCAGGTTCATCTGCCAAGTTACTAAGTAAAGAACTTGGTACTGCACTTACAGGCAGGCATATTGATATCCATGTATATCCGCTGACCTTTAGGGGGTTTCTGGAATTCAACGATCTTAAGCTGGAGACAAAGCTGGATATTGCAACAAATAAATTGAAGATCAGGCAGATGATGCGGAAATATCTCTCATCCGGTGGATTTCCCCTTGTTGTACTGCTTGACGGGAATAATGATATACTGCGTGATTATTTTAACGATATTATTTTACGGGACATAGCTGAGCGGTACAGGGTCCTCAAAGTGGATAAGTTACGAAGTCTTGCAAAATATTATTTGACCAACATCGGAGCTCCGTCATCTTTCAGAAAGATTGCGAATTTTATTGGTATAAGCCTGGACAGTGTAGAGAGGTATTCCTACCACCTCAGTGATGCTTACCTGATCTTTTTCGTGAAAAAATTTTCATATTCACTCAAGGAGCAGGAAATAAATCCGCGCAAGGTCTATGCCATCGACCCCGGACTGCGCAATATTGTGAGCTTCAAGTTCAGTGAAGATGTGGGGAAACTTTATGAAAATACGGTATTTCTGGAACTGTACAGGATGGGGGAAGAGGTTTATTATTATCAGGGCAGGCATGAATGCGACTTTGTGGTAATGAGAGGACAGAACATTACACAGGCATTCCAGGTCTGCTATTCCCTGACTAAGCAAAACAGGGAGCGTGAGATTGCAGGTCTGCTTGAAGCTATGGATGAATTCGAGTTAAGCGAGGGTACGATAATCACGGATGATGTGGAGACTGTTGAGATGTATGGTGATAAGAGCATCAGGTTTGTGCCTTTGTGGAAATGGCTGCTGGGTTAG